One window from the genome of Anabaena sphaerica FACHB-251 encodes:
- a CDS encoding M15 family metallopeptidase, with protein sequence MRPYHQIPIIECGEPLVNIPLELFAVETPHPYEKLGANYGGYSPYFLRESVIKNLIEAQNYLKLLRPGWYIQIFDAYRPVAVQQFMVDYSFAQALQERGLIEVNLSVEEREEVWKAVYEIWAVPSLDMNTPPPHSTGAAVDITLVDENWEVVNMGSPIDEMSERSHPDYYINRNQEYNHHRELLLDVMLKAGFKRNPREWWHFSFGDQMWAWLCNLSNPDHPVTARYGRLI encoded by the coding sequence ATGCGTCCATATCACCAAATCCCAATTATTGAATGTGGTGAACCTTTAGTTAATATTCCTCTAGAACTGTTTGCGGTGGAAACTCCCCATCCTTATGAAAAGTTAGGTGCTAACTATGGGGGATACTCACCTTATTTTCTGCGTGAAAGTGTGATCAAAAATTTAATTGAGGCACAGAATTATTTAAAATTGTTGCGTCCGGGTTGGTATATTCAGATATTTGATGCTTATCGTCCTGTGGCTGTGCAGCAATTTATGGTAGATTATAGCTTTGCACAAGCTTTGCAGGAAAGGGGTTTAATTGAGGTTAATTTATCAGTGGAAGAAAGGGAAGAAGTTTGGAAAGCGGTTTATGAAATTTGGGCTGTACCAAGTTTAGATATGAATACTCCTCCTCCTCATAGTACGGGTGCTGCGGTAGATATTACCCTAGTAGATGAAAATTGGGAAGTTGTAAATATGGGTTCACCTATTGATGAAATGTCAGAGCGATCGCACCCTGATTATTATATTAATAGAAATCAAGAATACAATCACCATCGAGAATTGTTACTAGATGTCATGTTAAAGGCAGGATTTAAACGCAATCCTAGAGAATGGTGGCATTTTTCTTTTGGTGATCAAATGTGGGCTTGGTTGTGTAATCTATCAAATCCTGATCATCCTGTAACTGCACGTTATGGACGTTTAATTTGA
- a CDS encoding TspO/MBR family protein, with protein MIQSWMIIGGITLLIALGSFFITPGDVKWFTRLSRPQWLVFEPLIPLIWTVILTCGAVSANIVWQKNPGSIITWMLMGLYLLAEIITVAYIPVMLRFRSLKLGEKIGLMGLISAVVLAICVLPISVTAALLLLPYLVWSPIGTYTTDELRELNPQDA; from the coding sequence ATGATTCAATCTTGGATGATTATTGGGGGTATAACTTTACTAATTGCCCTTGGTAGTTTCTTCATCACACCAGGGGATGTAAAATGGTTCACGCGCTTAAGTCGTCCGCAGTGGTTAGTTTTTGAACCGCTTATTCCCTTGATTTGGACTGTGATTTTAACTTGTGGTGCAGTGTCAGCTAATATAGTTTGGCAAAAAAATCCGGGCAGCATAATTACCTGGATGCTGATGGGATTGTATCTTTTAGCAGAGATAATCACTGTCGCTTACATACCTGTGATGTTGAGGTTTCGCAGTCTCAAACTAGGGGAAAAAATCGGGTTAATGGGTTTGATTTCCGCTGTAGTGTTAGCAATCTGTGTCTTACCAATTTCTGTTACCGCAGCCTTATTGCTACTTCCCTATCTGGTTTGGAGTCCCATCGGTACTTACACCACTGACGAGTTGCGAGAACTCAATCCCCAAGACGCATAA
- a CDS encoding TspO/MBR family protein gives MIKSWMVIGGVAFLVALASSLITPSDRQWFRHLQRPRWLTFEAAIPLIWTVIFICGAWSAYIIWEHNPGTGITWLMMGFYLLLEIFTIAYTPVMFRLRSLKVGTIIGGTGFIICLLVTFAVVPISIWAALLLIPYLLWSPIGTYTTWEMIRLNPQDA, from the coding sequence ATGATTAAATCTTGGATGGTAATCGGGGGTGTGGCTTTCTTAGTAGCCTTGGCCAGTAGCCTGATTACACCGAGCGATCGCCAATGGTTCAGACATTTACAAAGACCTAGATGGCTGACTTTTGAAGCAGCAATTCCCCTCATCTGGACAGTAATATTTATTTGTGGCGCTTGGTCAGCTTATATTATCTGGGAACATAACCCAGGAACAGGTATAACCTGGTTAATGATGGGTTTCTACCTACTGTTAGAGATATTTACTATTGCTTATACACCTGTAATGTTTCGGCTTCGCAGTCTCAAAGTAGGTACAATTATTGGTGGCACAGGTTTCATCATCTGTCTTTTAGTCACCTTCGCAGTTGTACCTATTTCTATTTGGGCTGCATTATTACTAATTCCTTATTTACTTTGGAGTCCTATCGGTACATATACAACTTGGGAAATGATTCGTCTCAACCCACAGGATGCTTGA
- a CDS encoding DUF3611 family protein: protein MHTESESEVRLHHQQPTLAPKLQDIGNTIRFTGWITLWVQLGLAIVCGLALLFASTGRDFAQQPNAGLGIGIFWGFCGILALLFSVYWNYSYTRLGKQLLNPNTALHPSKADTVRAIRLGIMVGLVGILISILGAGATVGVLVAKSVSQPPGVAITDPYRIIRAMDVFVEVANINGIFAHFIGTVASLWLLEKVHQH, encoded by the coding sequence ATGCACACGGAATCTGAATCTGAAGTGCGACTGCACCACCAGCAGCCAACACTTGCACCTAAGCTACAAGATATTGGGAACACTATTCGTTTCACAGGTTGGATTACTTTATGGGTGCAACTGGGACTGGCGATCGTTTGCGGGTTGGCGTTATTATTTGCTTCTACTGGTCGTGATTTTGCTCAACAACCAAATGCTGGTCTAGGAATTGGGATATTTTGGGGGTTTTGCGGAATTTTAGCACTGTTGTTCAGTGTTTATTGGAATTATAGTTACACGCGCCTCGGTAAACAGTTGCTAAATCCTAATACTGCTCTACATCCTAGCAAGGCTGATACTGTTAGAGCTATCAGACTGGGAATAATGGTGGGTTTGGTGGGGATTTTAATTAGTATCTTAGGTGCAGGTGCAACGGTAGGTGTGCTGGTTGCAAAATCTGTATCTCAACCTCCAGGAGTCGCCATTACTGACCCTTACAGAATTATTCGCGCAATGGATGTGTTTGTAGAAGTTGCGAATATTAATGGCATTTTCGCTCATTTTATCGGTACTGTAGCTTCTCTGTGGTTGTTAGAAAAAGTCCATCAGCATTAA
- a CDS encoding SIR2 family NAD-dependent protein deacylase yields the protein MIVVFSGAGLSAESGIPTFRGAGGLWEGYKIEEVATPLGWMQNQKLVLDFYTQGFEKMQQCQPNAAHFAIAELANHFNVVCITQNIDTLLEKAGVKDVWHIHGRIDHEKCEWHFDIPPMYAQWQCNYKAQINKPVQWGDLCPKCGKHLRPDVVWFGEAVDMRVDDLYKIQSQVEVFIVVGTSAQVYPAANLLKFFQAVPTKYFIDPNPNYEVLDGFNVLEGKATEYLPALVESLKEELA from the coding sequence ATGATTGTAGTTTTTAGTGGTGCAGGACTTTCCGCAGAAAGCGGTATTCCCACCTTCAGAGGTGCTGGGGGACTGTGGGAAGGATACAAAATAGAAGAAGTCGCTACCCCTTTGGGTTGGATGCAAAATCAAAAGTTGGTTTTAGATTTTTACACCCAAGGTTTTGAAAAAATGCAGCAATGTCAACCAAATGCTGCACATTTTGCTATTGCTGAATTAGCCAATCATTTTAATGTGGTTTGCATTACCCAAAATATTGATACTCTGTTAGAAAAAGCAGGAGTAAAAGATGTTTGGCACATTCACGGGAGAATAGATCATGAAAAATGTGAATGGCATTTTGATATCCCTCCTATGTATGCCCAATGGCAATGTAATTATAAAGCGCAAATTAATAAACCTGTGCAATGGGGTGATTTATGTCCTAAATGCGGTAAACATTTACGTCCTGATGTGGTTTGGTTTGGGGAAGCGGTGGATATGCGAGTTGATGATTTATATAAAATTCAATCTCAGGTTGAGGTGTTTATTGTGGTGGGGACTTCCGCACAAGTTTATCCCGCTGCTAATTTATTAAAGTTTTTTCAAGCTGTACCTACAAAATATTTTATAGATCCTAATCCTAATTATGAGGTATTGGATGGGTTTAATGTTCTTGAGGGTAAGGCCACAGAATATTTACCAGCCTTAGTGGAGTCTTTAAAGGAAGAACTTGCTTAA
- a CDS encoding cation:proton antiporter: MKADAIAFLLPAMVSTPIKEPVPVFLTILGIMLIAPLLFEKIRLPGIVGLILAGVVVGPNGLGLLARDNTIVLLGTVGLLFLMFMAGLETSLEDMKYNADKAVIFGLLTFAVPMILGTGAMLAIGYGFLPAILVASCFASHTLLALPVVSKLGIMRSQVLTTTLGGTLITNILALLVLAVVVRAHQGNLTLQFWLFLIPSLIIYTFLTLWGVPRLGKWFFRKFGHDEGAEFTFVLATLFVVSYGADIVQIEPIIGAFLAGVAITQLIPQLSPLMNRIQFIGNTLFVPFFLISVGMLVNPKILIQEPKSLIVSGVMVTVAIIAKYLPAWGAGKLFGFNHNNIMLMFGLSVAQAASTLAAITVAYNIKLVDQLTVNGTIAMILVTCIASPWVTAKWGQKLKPEDTTTQKSAEGKLGDRVLVPVANPNTEDNLLQLAMILAKSAAGTLLPLHILIEEGEPISPADKARQNQLLANAEMIAHAAVTKVTPIGRIDESIDKGIARVAEEKQASVIVCGWKGYSTYQENLFGGVIDKIVHRSSVPVLVTRFPLPIEHTSRVFLAFTSQQAKASSFAQSIKLAQTLAAELKASLQLLQVVPTRGIDIDLTEGVIPADTPVQKVRGNFVKEVSRLLKTNDLLLLNGSVAQKGQIFSLLGHVPEAIAHNHPKVAMMIVYLPQL; this comes from the coding sequence ATGAAAGCTGATGCGATCGCCTTTCTCTTACCTGCTATGGTTTCTACGCCCATTAAGGAACCTGTACCCGTATTTTTGACAATTTTGGGGATAATGCTAATTGCACCCCTATTATTTGAAAAAATCCGCCTACCAGGTATTGTGGGGTTAATTCTGGCTGGGGTTGTTGTTGGTCCAAATGGGTTGGGACTGTTAGCACGGGATAATACTATTGTCCTGTTGGGAACTGTGGGTTTATTGTTTCTCATGTTTATGGCAGGTTTAGAAACCAGCCTAGAGGACATGAAATATAACGCTGATAAGGCCGTAATATTTGGTTTACTGACATTTGCAGTCCCGATGATATTGGGTACAGGGGCAATGTTAGCGATAGGATATGGGTTTTTACCTGCTATTTTGGTTGCTTCTTGTTTCGCTTCCCATACGCTGCTGGCTTTACCTGTGGTGAGTAAATTGGGAATAATGCGATCGCAAGTTTTAACTACTACTCTTGGTGGTACATTAATTACTAATATTTTGGCACTATTAGTATTAGCTGTAGTAGTCAGGGCGCATCAAGGTAATTTAACCTTGCAGTTTTGGTTATTTTTAATTCCTTCCCTGATTATTTACACCTTCCTTACCCTCTGGGGTGTTCCCCGCTTAGGAAAGTGGTTTTTTCGCAAATTTGGACATGATGAAGGGGCAGAATTTACTTTTGTTCTCGCTACTTTGTTTGTGGTTTCCTATGGGGCAGATATAGTTCAAATTGAACCGATTATTGGCGCTTTTTTAGCGGGAGTTGCTATTACTCAATTAATCCCCCAACTTAGCCCTTTAATGAATCGAATTCAATTTATTGGTAATACTCTATTTGTGCCATTTTTCCTAATTTCTGTAGGAATGTTGGTAAATCCCAAAATTTTGATCCAAGAACCAAAATCATTAATAGTATCTGGTGTGATGGTGACAGTTGCTATTATCGCTAAATATTTACCTGCTTGGGGTGCGGGTAAATTATTTGGTTTCAACCATAACAATATCATGCTAATGTTTGGCTTATCAGTGGCACAAGCTGCTTCTACCTTAGCTGCAATTACCGTAGCTTATAATATCAAATTAGTAGATCAATTAACGGTAAATGGGACAATTGCCATGATTTTAGTTACCTGCATTGCTTCTCCTTGGGTGACAGCAAAGTGGGGACAAAAACTCAAACCAGAAGATACTACTACCCAAAAAAGTGCAGAAGGAAAATTAGGCGATCGCGTTTTAGTTCCTGTTGCTAACCCTAACACTGAAGATAACCTGTTACAGTTAGCAATGATCTTAGCAAAATCCGCAGCCGGTACTTTATTACCTCTACACATTTTAATTGAAGAAGGCGAACCAATTTCCCCAGCAGACAAAGCTAGGCAAAATCAGTTACTTGCCAACGCAGAAATGATTGCCCATGCAGCAGTAACCAAAGTTACACCCATTGGCAGAATTGATGAATCCATTGATAAAGGAATTGCCAGAGTAGCAGAAGAAAAGCAAGCCAGTGTGATAGTCTGTGGTTGGAAAGGTTACTCTACCTACCAAGAAAATTTATTTGGTGGTGTAATTGATAAAATTGTCCACCGTAGTTCTGTACCTGTATTAGTAACTCGCTTTCCCTTACCTATCGAACATACATCAAGAGTATTTTTGGCTTTCACCAGTCAACAAGCCAAAGCTAGTTCCTTTGCACAAAGCATCAAATTAGCCCAAACTTTAGCAGCAGAACTGAAAGCATCTTTACAACTATTACAAGTCGTCCCCACCAGAGGAATAGATATTGATTTAACTGAGGGTGTCATACCAGCGGATACACCTGTACAAAAAGTGCGGGGTAATTTTGTTAAAGAAGTGTCACGCTTACTGAAAACTAATGATTTATTGTTGTTAAATGGGTCTGTCGCCCAAAAAGGCCAGATATTTTCGCTACTTGGTCATGTTCCCGAAGCGATCGCTCATAATCACCCCAAAGTTGCTATGATGATTGTTTATTTACCACAGTTATAG
- the mtnA gene encoding S-methyl-5-thioribose-1-phosphate isomerase yields MLYPIVWQNNSVVLIDQTRLPNEYAVIEIHRCEDMAEAISTMIVRGAPAIGVAAAYGMYLGAREIETSDRTEFLHQLEEVAQLLRSTRPTAVNLFWAIGRMMQTAYETLGTIAQIKQILLETAQTINAEDIQTCQAIGDHGLAALPKTPEKLIILTHCNAGALATAGYGTALGVVRSAWREGRLTRVFADETRPRLQGAKLTAWECVQEGIPVTVITDNMAAHCMKQGLIDAVVVGADRIAANGDTANKIGTYSLAIVAKAHNIPFFVAAPISTIDFTLSNGSQIPIEERHPSEIYQIGDTILTPSGVEFYNPAFDVTPAELITAIITENGAFAPGELVKCHTISQ; encoded by the coding sequence ATGCTTTATCCTATTGTTTGGCAAAATAACTCAGTTGTACTCATCGATCAAACCCGTTTACCAAATGAGTATGCTGTAATAGAAATTCATCGCTGCGAAGACATGGCCGAAGCGATAAGCACTATGATTGTTAGAGGTGCGCCGGCTATTGGTGTCGCTGCTGCTTACGGGATGTATTTGGGTGCAAGGGAAATTGAAACCAGCGATCGCACCGAATTTTTACACCAATTAGAAGAAGTTGCCCAGTTATTGCGTTCTACCCGTCCCACCGCAGTAAACTTATTTTGGGCTATAGGTAGAATGATGCAAACTGCCTATGAAACTCTGGGAACAATCGCACAAATTAAACAAATTCTTTTAGAAACTGCCCAAACTATCAACGCTGAAGATATCCAAACTTGTCAAGCCATAGGTGATCATGGTTTAGCAGCTTTACCCAAAACCCCAGAAAAGTTAATCATCCTGACTCACTGTAACGCCGGTGCTTTAGCAACTGCTGGTTATGGTACAGCTTTAGGTGTAGTGCGTTCCGCTTGGAGAGAAGGACGTTTAACACGAGTATTTGCAGATGAAACTCGTCCCCGTTTACAAGGTGCAAAACTCACCGCTTGGGAATGTGTGCAAGAAGGTATTCCCGTTACAGTTATTACTGATAATATGGCTGCCCATTGCATGAAACAAGGTTTAATTGATGCGGTTGTGGTCGGTGCTGATAGAATAGCCGCGAATGGGGACACTGCTAATAAAATCGGTACTTACAGTTTAGCAATTGTTGCTAAAGCTCATAATATTCCTTTCTTCGTTGCAGCACCTATTTCTACCATCGATTTTACCTTATCTAATGGTAGTCAAATTCCCATTGAAGAACGTCATCCATCGGAAATATATCAGATTGGTGATACTATTCTCACACCTTCAGGAGTAGAGTTTTATAATCCTGCTTTTGATGTAACTCCCGCAGAATTAATTACAGCCATTATTACAGAAAATGGTGCTTTTGCTCCTGGTGAGTTGGTAAAGTGTCATACTATTTCTCAATAA
- a CDS encoding GNAT family N-acetyltransferase, with product MDVFLANINHLESVSVLFDKYRVFYNQPSNIEAAKDFLKERFNNNDSVVFAANDNGKLVGFTQLYPSFSSVSMKRVWILNDLYVEELYRRRGIANLLMNVAEEYAKKSGAIRVSLATQISNLTAQKLYESRDYIKNEEFYHYALGLH from the coding sequence ATGGACGTTTTCTTGGCTAATATTAATCATCTTGAAAGTGTTTCGGTACTATTTGATAAGTATCGTGTTTTTTACAATCAGCCATCAAACATTGAAGCTGCCAAAGACTTTCTCAAAGAACGTTTCAATAATAATGACTCAGTTGTGTTTGCAGCTAATGACAATGGGAAATTAGTGGGATTCACTCAACTTTATCCCAGCTTTTCTTCAGTGTCGATGAAACGAGTATGGATATTAAACGATTTGTATGTGGAAGAATTGTATCGTCGGAGAGGAATTGCAAATTTATTGATGAATGTTGCAGAAGAATACGCAAAAAAAAGTGGAGCTATTAGAGTAAGTTTAGCTACTCAAATTTCTAACTTAACCGCGCAAAAGCTCTATGAATCTAGAGATTACATTAAAAATGAAGAATTTTACCATTATGCTTTGGGGTTACATTAG